TAAACTCACCAAAGAAATCTTCTGCAGTTGGTCTTGAGGAAGGAAAAATAGAAACCGGTCTATCTGACTGAGTGTAGTCTGATTCCAGGTCTCCATCGCAGGGCTGTGGGGAAAAATAGACATATCACACTGCTCTGTAAACAGCCCATCGTCCtgtaaataacattaaaaactCCTTGATTGACTTGTAATTCAATCTTGTTTATACCCAAAAACAGCATCTTCCAGCAGCATGCGTGCCATGATGTCCATCTTGCTGCTTCTGTAGCACAAGGTCTGGAGAAAATTTAGATTGTCCACAAAGAATGTGCGATCCAGCTGGACAAAAATCTCATCAGAAACAAACGTGGCCATAATGTCTAGAGAGCGAAACTCCTCCTCTGTGTACATTCCTGTGTACATGCCCTGTAAACACAATGAAATAAACACATAAGTGACCTGACTTTGTAATTTGAAAGAATCTACCTGGGAATGTACTAACCAGCTTCTGCAGCATCCTATCCACAAGAAGCAACTGTGCTGTTTTTGACATTGTGAAAAATGGAACAGGGTCTTCAATAATCATTTTCCGCAAAGTGTCCATCATATTTGAAGAAAACTTTTTAATGGTGCTAACCCTGCAGAGAAACAACACAACTTAATATCTTTAGTTGTTGAATGACttgaatgatgtttttttttttttccccccttgtcATGATACATCAGTGAATCTATCCATTCCGTTTTCGCCAGGGTCACGACTAAATGGAGCGTATCCCATCTGACTTTGGCAAAGAGGCTGGCTACACGCTGGACTGGTcgacagccaatcacagggcacatagaCAAAGCTAATCATAGTAtattcacacctatggacatCAAGACTCTTCAATCTAGCAGTAATATTTTTGGAATGTAAATTTAAATAGCTCTGcaattttgatttaaaagatATTTTAGGTATATTTACACATGAAAATCCAATTCAATACACGTGGGTACCTTCTTTTCGAGTAAAAATATTGCTCATGGTTTTGAGTGTATATAGTAACATGTTGCTTGTTGAAGCAATCAAAATATAAAAACGGTCATATGTATGGTGCACTGCAGTTCTACACCACTGCAACCACAACAACCTTAATTGTgttatatttatttgtgtttatttatttgtgtttgtttagaTTATTACACCATTATGCAGGTAGACCTAATATTAAACTGAAACCCACTTTAACattaagtcaacaacaattttgaGTTCTCACTTACGGCATGGCCAGGGCAATCTCCACTCCTAAATCTTCAAGCAGCTCGGAAAAGAACTCAAATTGATAGAGCTCCTCAATCACACACCTTTTCTGCATAAGGTAGAAAACAGATATTAAAGTGTGTTCTCTCTTGCATGAGATCGGAAAACAGGTGAGCCAAATATCTTTTTTTGCAACATTTTACCAGTGAGGTGTGCAGAGGACCGGGTTGCTGTCTGAGGAGGGCCAAGATTTCCCTCACCGCTGCAGGAGATGTATCTGCCCTGATGTGCCCCTTCAAGGCTTGGCAGCTCACGCCCTGTCCAAGCATCCCAAGACTCCTGATCATGTAAatgtcacaaacacacaaatatgatCTGTGAGTCTGAAAAATCCCAACACACTGGTCAACATAACACAGCAATGAACTATTATACAATACAGTGTTATACACAGACAGTATTAGATGGTGTTCAAATGtaattctattttttaaaatatacttACAAAAAATCACTGTGAAGATTTGACTTTGAATTCAGCTCCGATTTCAGTATCGCTTTAGCCTAgggaaaaaatatgaaaacttTTTATGGTGTGTTAGGTAATTCTGGCAACTTGCAATGACTTTCCATCATCACTCACTGTGatgaaaaacaatgaaaattGGACTTTGTTGTTTCAGAGCAAGTCGATTTACAGCAACAGTGACATTACTTTGCAATTTATTAATTTAGTAACTATTGGACACACAATAGCCGATTTTGACAAATCTACTAGGGGCGTTATTAATATGGCCACATTTACTAGGTCAAGCAATGCTGAAAGGAGTTGAGCTTTGTGAAACCTGCTGTGTGTTCCATGGTTTAGTGGATGCACTGGAGATGTTGTTCATTAGTGGGCGAGCTCTGGGCAGTACACTAAGAAGTGGAGTGCAACAAAGCAGTGGCTCGACATCGTCCAACCAGTCGATCACCTCTGGAAAGCCCTGGTTAGAATAAAGGTAAAGCATAAAATGATGGATCCTGGTAACCTGTGCTGCAAAGTTGGCAAGGTCTGGCatagcaaaagaaaagaaaagaaaattgcaGCAGTAGCCCGTCGTAAAGACTTTGGAACCAGAAGCTCACGGATATGTCGCATTTTTGATGAGTTGTACCCATAGTTTGGTGGCAATGGCATTTGCTTGTGGTGGAGTGAGGCCTGCCGAGTGTTGCGCCATATCAGGTAGTGATGACAGCAGCCTGTCAGATGTCAGCATCAATAACGTCTCCGTCTTTACTCCCACGGCCATAGAGCCGAGATCCTGGAGGCGGCCTGGAGCGCTCAGCTTGACAGGGTAAGAGAGCATGGAGGTCAGGACAAAAGCACTGCAGCGCAAATTTTGCTAAGAAGTTTCATtttaagaagacaaaaaaaaaaaaacttactgtgTCAATAGTTGACAGCTTGTCAACAATTATGGAAGCCTGCAATACATACAAAATGAAACATCAATAAAAAGTGAACCTCTAGAGGTCTCAAAAAATGCTACAACAAAATACTGAAGTGACTCGAGTTTGTTTCCCAAACTTACAAcggcaacatttaaaaaaaaatacatatatatttctATTACACACAGGAAAACAAGAAAACCAATTGGTTTATCTTATCAGTAGTGTTTAAGTGCGCAAAGGTTGTGGGTGTAGAATAATTACATATTCTGCATATCAGGCCAAAACAGCATCTGTGAGGCTGAGACAAGAGAACCAAGCCTCTTGAGGTCCAAGAACTGACATGTGCCTCATCCTGTAAAATCTCGACGTTGTGTGCACCTCTTCACCTGTGCAGGAGTGAAAGACACTGCTTTGAGGGCAGGAAGTGCTTCAAGTAGCTGCGACGGGGAGAGGCCCTGCAGGAAAGTCGCTCCCAGGGAGGGCAGAAAGTGTGCAATGTCTGCCAGTCTTTTTGAACTGAGTGAGGCTGGGCTCTTTAACTCAGAGCTGTTCAGTAACAGACTGGAGGTCTGCAAGGAGGACATCTGAAGGTCATTTCATTTCAAGAATGAAATCATGTTaatgaaacaaaataatgaaGACGGCCCAAATCCATGCGGCTGTTCCTTACGAAGTGACTCGGTAGGGTGCGTCCGTCATGTGTGCAGTTCATGATGACATCCCAGATTACTCTGAAAGCCTGACTGCCTTGGTATGCCAGGAGGTCACTTGGCTCTGCGAGGCATGAGAGACTGCCCAGCCTAAAATCACAGACACAGTCAACAGCCCAATTGTGCTGGATAATTAGATGCAAATAAAGTACCTCTTTAAGTGTTTGGTGAGTTTACAGTACACCACACGAAACATTTAATATAAAACCCAACACAAAAGCAAGGTGTAGAAGTCATGGGTTGATACGCAAAATGTTGCAGTGGACTCTGCAGGATTGTCTGACCTGATGAAGTCGTGAGCAGTCAAGTCTTTGTAGGTGCCAATGATGCTCTGTGACACAAATTCCTGCTTCAAGGAAGTCAGGCTGTTTCTTTGCAATACATCCAGTCCATCTAATAACTACGGACAAacataatgaaataaaaattagAAACCACAGTTGTGCTTAACAGAGGACAATCCTTCACCAAGATAAATTCACAAGAAAATTAATgacatcttttgttttgttttaatggtTACGTACATACCCATGTCCCACCACAAGGGTATGCATTTTGTCATAGGCTTGAAGCATTATTTATGATAAACTTGAGGATAATTtctggaatgtaaacaaaggaactacggacaatttagagtcttacATTTTTCTTACACCCAACATTTTTAGGGGATTGGAGAAGAAGCTGGAGTACTAGGCTATAACCCACACAAGCAGAGGGCGAACAAGAACATACAAATGCAACTTATATTTTGAAGTATACAGTATTCTAATGTGATGATACATTTAGAAATAAACTGCAAGCTCAATCAAGGGAAACACAAGGGTTGTGTAGTCTGTGACAGGTAAGTCTAGCCTGAGACAAATCCAAGTGACAGCATCAGGTTTCCCAGTGTGGTGTCGCAGATCAGAGGACTGTTACCTGAGCAGGTGAGAGGTGTTGGAAGTTTTGGAAGGGCAGGTAAGTTATCACATTTCCAGTGTCCCTGATGAGTGACTGATGAGCTGCGGTGATGTTGGAGGGCGGCAAAATTTTACTGTACCACAATCCAAAAGCTCGCTGCTGATCCGCAGACATGTGGCCCAAGTTGTTGTTTATTGTTTCCCTCCTGTGAAAAGAAAATACATATCAATGTGTACAACTATGAGACAGAAGtagttaaattattttttggggtgCATTCAGGTAAAAATCTGAAATTCTGAGCATCAACAAATAGGTGTaaactgatatatatatttttttatctttgacTGACATTGTTAGACAAGTATAAATAACAATGTTGTGATTtacagtaatgtagaatagtacAGATTCATGTAATATTTTAATAttgatattttgtttatttagctACATGGGGCAACTACAAccacaataaaaaaagatattaactgACATTACCAAAAGAGATTTGAGGATTATCATCATTGCAAAACGCAAATACATTATAGCCTACATATGCCCCATGTATAGGATCTCATCTGAACGTGCCTGTGCACCGCTTACTGATGATTGGTGACGAACGTGACTATGTTTACTAAATACAATAAGTAAACATTGCATCTCTTACACATTAGGGTTGTTTTGCAGAGAAGGCAAACTGTAGATGTCAGTAGGACTGGCTGCTTTCAAAAGGGGAGCCAGCTCCGAAAACAGATTTCCATCCTTTGCCAGATGGCTTTTGAATAGCACAGATGCCAGGGTGGACAGGTAGTTATCTGTCAGCTGGGGTAACACAAGTAACGCCAGTTGTAAGTCGACAGAAGTGGGACACTTTGCACTGGGACATCATTTGCACTGAAAAAAACAAGGAAGAAGGGGAACAATATAATCACCTTCAGTGTATGCTTATTTCTTGTATAGTATTGGAGGATCAGCCTGATGGTTGTGAAGTGCAAATCACTAAGCACTGACTTTAAGCTGGCCAATGGTATGTTGAAGTATTCCTACAAACACAAAAAGGaagaaatatataaaaaaaaagaaataaaaaaaaaaaaaggaacaaatcATTCAAGATGTAGCTAGTAGGTACCTTAATAATGAGATATTCATGACTGGTTCCATCCCGGGCCGTCTGCATCAAGTTAGTCAGTATTGTCTGTAAATAATCACAGCaagaatttttttggggtgatCTCACATATACTGTAAACCTAAAAGGTCAATGTGCTTCAATTCACATTGGCTTACTGTGTGAATGCTGTGTTTTTGTTACAAAAAGTTATTGTTTGTGACAAAGACAAAAATtaagttgtaaaatgacattcattttgtaaagaaagaaagaaagaaagaaagaaagaagaaagaaagaaagaaagaaagagaaagaaagaaaatcaaaaTGAAATTGGGAAAAGCAACTCGAATCAAATCGGGGCTTGAGTGAGTTGTTACATCCTTGAAATTAACCTGTTAAGGGAATGGATAATCTTATAATATACCTCAAATATGAAAGTGTATCCGTCTTACCCCAAAACACTGCAGCAAGACCCTCTTTTTTTCAAAGTTGTTCTCCCCTTCAAGAAAATGAACGACAGAGTCCAAGACGCTAATTCGGATGTTCTCGATGACATGGCGAGAAGTGTTCTGAATCTCTTCTATTGCTAGCAAGACCACAACAGAAGTGCTAACAGCTTGTTCCAACACCGCAGCTACAGATGGAGTCAGTAGATGCCCCATCCTGGATCTCAGACTGTCGGCCAAGCAGCGTATAATCAATCGCATGACCGTGTCCTGGCTTGCCCCTGGCTGGCAGACTGCGGTGACATTAACAGGACAGGTCCAATTGAAATGCTTCAATAATTCTTTGGCCAGACAAAGTTCCTCGGAGGTTTTGTTACTTATGGTCGTGTGGTTGCTGTATGTGGTGCACATGGCGCTCACCCACATGCTCGAGGGCTCATGTTCCAGCAGGAAGAGAAGGGCATGATTAGAGCAGATAGAAGAGACAAAGTGGAACTGATCATGCTCCCAGCAGAGGGTCAAAAGCACAGCATCTGGGAGGGCTACGCTCCAGGTGGTATACTGGCACTCCTCCGCAGGGTCGAATCCTGTCCCATCACTGTCTTCCTCCCCATCTTCACCTTGATTTGAATGGTTGGCACAATACTTAATCAACCAAGTGTTGTCTTGGTTTGTCATCAGGTTCTGAAGGACTGTCTCATCGGAGCAGACTTTGGAGGTAAAGTTTCTTGGGTCCCTTTCAGCGCAGAGAGCCAACTCAGTCATGTCAACAATGACCGGGTGAGTCCATTCGGAATACTTGCACACCTGAagaatacaaaagaaaaaacaaatacgACAACGCTCATTGTAGTCATACTGAATGAACGGATTGAGACAAATAAAATACCCACCTGTGGTACACACTCTATATCCTCTGTTTCCTTGTCTGCGCACACAGTATTCAGCCATTTATTGTTGGGGTCCTGTAAGAGCTTTTCAAACAAAGTCACTTCACAGCAGACTTTCTTCTGAAAAGCAAGCTGGTCATACTGCCAACACAGTCCGACCACTGAATCATCCACTTGTCGATCCTTCCACGATTGGTAGTCGCACCAGTCCGAAATACGAATAGATTGAGGAGCCATCGTGGGTGGAAAAATCAAAGCGGTGCTGCAATGATCCTCAAGCCAGGCATTGTCCTGATTACTTAAAAGGCGATTTAGGAAGGTTCTATTGGCGCAAACCTTCTCTGCAAAATCCGTGGGCTCATTGCGTATGCACTGTGCCAAGACATCTGTTGTAATTTGCATGACATCTTCCCACTCGGAGTATTGACATGATAGCGGATCTGGGCCGGGAAATGGTGGTGGAAGTGACACAGTTGTGCAGATTGGCATGAACCTTGCGTTTTCTGGATTGGAGAATAACAACATGAAGAAGCCAGTATGCTCACATATGAGTTTTGTAAGTCTTGGACTGTCTAGGCTAATACAGAACTCCAGCAAATTTGGCTGTACCGAAACCGTAGGTTGATCAATCCACTGCTGGTAGACACAAAACTGATCCACCAGGTAGCCGTGGTCTGCTGTGGAATTTGCACAGTAGCCATACAACCAACTGTTCATCTGGTCTGAGAGCAACTTCCTCAAGAGTAAGGCATCATTGCACACATGCTTCACAAACTCCTCCTGTTTGTTGTCGCTGCACAGAGATACAAGGACGCCATCCACCACCTGGTTTTCTAACCAGCTGGTATAGTTACACACAAGCTGCTGGAGGTTGGGGGCATTTCTGGCTTGTCGGGGAGGTGTGAGCGAGGCGAGTGGGCTGCACTCTGATGACCTGCCGAGGAACGGGGACACCAGTGCTTGAATGACATAGCACGTATTGCTCCATAGCAGTTCGATCTGCCGGGCGTTGAGCGAACTGAGCGCCTGGCACAAGGAGAGCACCAATGTAGGCGTTTGTTCTCTAGATCCATAGAGAATTTCACCACAAAGTGTATTGTTGAGCTCAGAAAACGTTTGCCGATCACATCGAAGCAGTATGTCATGACTATTATCAATGGCTGCCTCTGGGAGACTGCGTTCGAAAGAGGAAGAATTCTGACATTCTGGACCAGGATATGTGCACACGGTCTGTTCTGGAATCAGGAGGTTCTCCAGAAGGATATCAATAAATGAGTTGGTGAAGTACCAGCTCACGTTGTGGGTCATTCCCCTAAAAGAGACAGATTCAACAAATTCATTCGATAAAACTGCATACCATTGGTATGAGCTCTATTCTGGGAAATACGTGTTTGACTCTTGGACTACTAAtatatgaaaaaagaaaaaaaaaaatcttaaaatacTGAAGAAAATTTCAATGCACACAAACTAAAAAGTGTTTTGTCAAATGTTCTCTCCATTTTACATCTATATTttgattgtgtgtgtttgtgtcagctGTATGTAGATTTTAGGGAAATGCACTCATCACTTACCACATTATGAGTTGTTTGAGATCTCCTGAAGTCATGGAAAACAATGAAAAGGGATTAGCGATACATTTCATCAGAGAAAACATTGCTGAATTCAGACTGACATGTTACCTTGTTCGCAGCTTTCTCTTTCATTTACAGATGGAATTCTTACTCCCAACTGCAATGCTATTTTCACATAGTCCATCGGTACTTGGATTAACATCGCCATGATATTAGAGGTGTAAGTAACAGCAGCATCCAAAACACCACTTAATGCACTCATCAAATTCGCAGACAGTGGCAAACttttaaaaatgcttaaaaatgtCTGCTGGAAGCTGCTCCATGTTGTAGCAGCTGATTCTCCCGTCCTGAGATAGCCGCTCACCATACTATGATCTGCATCTTCTGCATCATTCGGGGAAGAACATGTCTGCGATCTCAGAGATGATAAGAGTATCAGCAACGGTTTACCCAACTCCAAAGAAACTGACTTTGTGAGCtctgctttcactccacaatctTGTCTTTCGGATAAAATGCAAACTAAAGTTTTTGGAAGGTCATCCATGAGCCCTTCTCTTAGCAGTGGTTGGAAGATAGAATAGACATCCATCAAAACATGTGGATTGAAATCCGTGGAGGAAGTCTCTGTATTTGAGTTTTTTCCAGAAAAGTAACGAATCTGATTGATAAGTCTTTGGATGTCTGTTTCTGAACTAGTGGTCTGGCTCATTTTTCGTTGTACTAGTTGGGGTTGTGGACTCACTCGATTGGCATCACTTATGATCCCTGCGAAAAGATAAGGAAACACTCGTGTCAACTAAATTGATGActgatttttgcttttatttcagATGACTCCACAAAAATTGAAGTCAAAGTTATATAGAATGGAAATGTGTGAGGCACCTAGCACGGAATCACACTGTGTACTGTTCCCAATATTTTAGTTACCTTATACATGTGAGTCACAATAATTGAAATAGTTTTCATGATGCAGTTCAGTTCTAATCAAGTAGTAAAAATTACCCATTTAGTAACCTACAAATGCAATAAAGTTTAAGTCATATGCAGTTTCAGAACCACACATATTAATATGCGAGACTTGAACCCATACGACTGACACTGAATTGTGAAGCCATTTTTTCCCATCAATCGTACACGGCAATAATGTTTGTACTTACCTAATAGGATGTACACCGGGAAAGTAGCCCACATTGTTTGGGATTAACCAGCGACCCTCGACTCCACAAAAGACACTGAAAAGAACGTACTCAATTCCCGCTGCAGAATAATGAATGTTTATACAGTAACTATTCCGTCATGGTTAAGATGTGTGACTTCCATGATTCGGAAGTTACTCTCCTCTATATGATCCCGACTGTCCTACAAATCTACACCTGCTCTCGGAAAATGGAAACTGGTTGAAAAGGGGCGGGTGCGAAATAAGGGCTGTGAAACACAGGCCGGATTTGGGCAGTAAGACATTATGAAATATTAACGATTCAAGTTGTGTCGTGGGAAACCCGAGTCAGGAAACACCAGACTGGCTGCAGGGACTGATGTGACATGTGCCTCAAGGGAGTCTATCcatgaggaggaggacgagttgTGGTGGTTGATGAGGCACGTTCTTCCTCGCGTGTGCATTGTCATAGAACTCGTACTCATATTTAAGGGCATTTGACCGAAATGACAGGATGATAGTTCAGGTCCTCGGCAGAGAAGAAAGGGGACAAACCGCAATTTGCAGGATCAATGAGTAGCATGCACTTTCTTGAAGGAATACTCAAAGTTTTGTGATGACATTTCGCTTGCACTTAATTATGCTGAAGATATTGTGGTAGGCTTGCCTTGGAAACGGCCAATTACGCAGGCTTCAAAATGCACCCGCTGTAAAATTTGGTTATTTTATTAGTTCACCGCTAGATGACACTAaattctagacattatacctttAAGTTCACAATTAAAAGCTAAAGTGCATTTTTGGTTCATCCTGAAAAACTAAAAAGCCCAATATGTAGACCGCCCTCCAGAACTTTCTCACATGgtctccaggaaaaaaaaacaagaacaatGAGGCTTTTAACTTTAAAACTTTGTTTCAGAAATTCAATGTAACTGTATATACACTTTACAATAGTACATAGCCTAGCGGCTAACAAAGATGTCTTAAACATTTAAATACATCTTCTGCACAAATAATTCTTACAAGTAAAGTAGCATAACATGAGATTGAAGGGTGGGGGGGATTATTACTTTTCAGAAAGACTTTACTTTTAGCAGGAAAGTGCCTTGACTAAAATTTAACTCAGGACTTCTGCCACAAACCAAACTGTATCCTCTACATGCTAAGCTTAACAGTTTAGTGACATTGGGCTAAACTAAACAAATATTTTcaagagaaaataaaacactCCATCTGAAGTTAATCAATACAGTTTAAAAGCTGATATAATAAACATGCCTTTTTAAAATCCAAGATACAAAATATGTTTCCTTACTTTAAGGATAAAAAACACCAGGCTGGATGTATTATACCACACCAAGTGTACAATAAACTTGTAATGCACATTAAAAGGAGCTGGATGCCGCGCATTAAATGCCTCTCCGAGTTCCTTCAGAAACAGCCGTGAGAACCATTCAAACTCACAACCGTCACACAATCTCTCAGTGAGGCTTGCATACAAAACGTTGGTGGGAGATGGGGGCACTGGGGCGGCAGCTCAAAGTGCGTGTTCTTTTTCGCATTGTTCAAACCTTCACTTCACTCTCCAATGATTCCATCTAGTTGTTCTAAAACTTGGGGATTTGTAAAGACACCTGCAACTTCCGCCCTTGCACAATTTACATTCAGTGTCTAGATGTCCACTCATCAGTACAAGTATACCTCATTTTGCCCTGCACCATTTGTCAGGTTATTTGTCGGCCTAAGCAATTCCCTAAAAAAGTGCCCCCGCCCCCAGCAATTTCCAAGTTATCTTTTTGCCGCCCCCTAAATTTTTCCGCCTTTGGGCGGGGGAGTGAGAGCGCTGGAAtgggcggggaaaaaaaatgctggggCGGAATTTTTCGATGATTTTGCCACCCCCTAGATTTTGCCACCCGAGGCAGTTGCCTAGCTCGCCTAAGTTGTACAAGAAACACAAGCTCAATCGAATTCCTGGAGCGCAAAAAACATACGACGCAAAAGGCAATAAGGGCCAGGTGCTGAACAGATGGCAACTGCCTCTGATATCTGCCTGCCTGCAACAGCGGGATT
This genomic window from Syngnathus scovelli strain Florida chromosome 4, RoL_Ssco_1.2, whole genome shotgun sequence contains:
- the strc1 gene encoding stereocilin, with amino-acid sequence MDDLPKTLVCILSERQDCGVKAELTKSVSLELGKPLLILLSSLRSQTCSSPNDAEDADHSMVSGYLRTGESAATTWSSFQQTFLSIFKSLPLSANLMSALSGVLDAAVTYTSNIMAMLIQVPMDYVKIALQLGVRIPSVNERESCEQGDLKQLIMWGMTHNVSWYFTNSFIDILLENLLIPEQTVCTYPGPECQNSSSFERSLPEAAIDNSHDILLRCDRQTFSELNNTLCGEILYGSREQTPTLVLSLCQALSSLNARQIELLWSNTCYVIQALVSPFLGRSSECSPLASLTPPRQARNAPNLQQLVCNYTSWLENQVVDGVLVSLCSDNKQEEFVKHVCNDALLLRKLLSDQMNSWLYGYCANSTADHGYLVDQFCVYQQWIDQPTVSVQPNLLEFCISLDSPRLTKLICEHTGFFMLLFSNPENARFMPICTTVSLPPPFPGPDPLSCQYSEWEDVMQITTDVLAQCIRNEPTDFAEKVCANRTFLNRLLSNQDNAWLEDHCSTALIFPPTMAPQSIRISDWCDYQSWKDRQVDDSVVGLCWQYDQLAFQKKVCCEVTLFEKLLQDPNNKWLNTVCADKETEDIECVPQVCKYSEWTHPVIVDMTELALCAERDPRNFTSKVCSDETVLQNLMTNQDNTWLIKYCANHSNQGEDGEEDSDGTGFDPAEECQYTTWSVALPDAVLLTLCWEHDQFHFVSSICSNHALLFLLEHEPSSMWVSAMCTTYSNHTTISNKTSEELCLAKELLKHFNWTCPVNVTAVCQPGASQDTVMRLIIRCLADSLRSRMGHLLTPSVAAVLEQAVSTSVVVLLAIEEIQNTSRHVIENIRISVLDSVVHFLEGENNFEKKRVLLQCFGTILTNLMQTARDGTSHEYLIIKEYFNIPLASLKSVLSDLHFTTIRLILQYYTRNKHTLKLTDNYLSTLASVLFKSHLAKDGNLFSELAPLLKAASPTDIYSLPSLQNNPNVRETINNNLGHMSADQQRAFGLWYSKILPPSNITAAHQSLIRDTGNVITYLPFQNFQHLSPAQLLDGLDVLQRNSLTSLKQEFVSQSIIGTYKDLTAHDFIRLGSLSCLAEPSDLLAYQGSQAFRVIWDVIMNCTHDGRTLPSHFTSSLLLNSSELKSPASLSSKRLADIAHFLPSLGATFLQGLSPSQLLEALPALKAVSFTPAQASIIVDKLSTIDTLSAPGRLQDLGSMAVGVKTETLLMLTSDRLLSSLPDMAQHSAGLTPPQANAIATKLWGFPEVIDWLDDVEPLLCCTPLLSVLPRARPLMNNISSASTKPWNTQQAKAILKSELNSKSNLHSDFLSLGMLGQGVSCQALKGHIRADTSPAAVREILALLRQQPGPLHTSLKRCVIEELYQFEFFSELLEDLGVEIALAMPVSTIKKFSSNMMDTLRKMIIEDPVPFFTMSKTAQLLLVDRMLQKLGMYTGMYTEEEFRSLDIMATFVSDEIFVQLDRTFFVDNLNFLQTLCYRSSKMDIMARMLLEDAVFGPAMETWNQTTLSQIDRFLFFLPQDQLQKISLGLMTVGRIEKLFMSQRQWERGVVGRHCLDESEKWRFAEKQQFVLQFFLGFLKINPLSPAPMVPTCEILRTTAPFAWTTSSLTSMSPSAFTNCLELIGHDALLASYQRSQLFEKVKQMFGPVSNFSQSIISQMGRLTLEMSPEEIRMLRLTEKSSIAALGGISEWSKKQLIALFTTTLNSTKLNPSQLDSSTLVAIGYMVCGAKVTEISSFNAVEFSKAVLWLGQLKLSCSEEQLSALVGLLTHSLAFGPISSWDMEVFIEIGVLAAGLEDIAMSALVKEQIEGITPMAISMIPPDKFAVVFHQRQISMFSHEQAAAVTEEQIMALSDVQRTALFMVLTPWEDRHVDFRGRSQGLTLSPSSLYLILGLLMALMVQPESTFSAS